From a region of the Drosophila virilis strain 15010-1051.87 chromosome 3, Dvir_AGI_RSII-ME, whole genome shotgun sequence genome:
- the LOC6636816 gene encoding uncharacterized protein: MTDYQLYLETAGQWLSHLPYLLVAYVLLTLLPKSMMRIKRYADADFEANRHKFHRCYGPELCCHIHAQALPAKQKQRKPVTRVYPKRHQPQRTEQPAAPTVKRNNVTKIARMFESGNATRQVSRVTPEIRMFGASEESGESTPCASRTGSIATQLTAQLQHIEQAMQLWQELEEEQQQAEHKRPKVCDWEPMAMPLPALRRTCGTSATPSTASPLSSSPEPTSPLRLRQPPALWLKSSMEDIFQAIARSAEEPADCNSLAPITCIDDILSERRFSRPLSAYSITDLLNEEHEAPFVNETTLLQMGNS, encoded by the coding sequence atgacggACTACCAGTTGTATCTGGAGACAGCCGGGCAATGGCTGAGTCATCTGCCCTACCTGCTCGTGGCCTATGTGCTGCTTACGCTGCTGCCCAAGTCGATGATGCGGATAAAGCGCTACGCGGACGCAGACTTCGAGGCAAATCGTCATAAATTCCACCGCTGCTACGGCCCTGAGCTGTGCTGCCACATCCATGCCCAAGCACTGCCTGCCAAGCAAAAGCAGCGCAAACCCGTAACGCGCGTCTATCCGAAACGACATCAGCCGCAGAGGACGGAGCAGCCAGCAGCGCCCACTGTAAAGCGCAACAATGTGACCAAGATTGCGCGCATGTTCGAGTCGGGCAATGCGACGCGGCAGGTGAGCCGCGTCACGCCGGAGATCCGGATGTTTGGCGCGAGCGAGGAGTCCGGCGAGTCGACGCCGTGCGCCTCGCGCACGGGAAGCATTGCCACGCAGCTGAcggcgcagctgcagcacatCGAGCAAGCCATGCAACTGTGGCAGGAGctggaggaggagcagcaacaagctGAACATAAACGGCCAAAGGTCTGCGATTGGGAACCTATGGCGATGCCTCTGCCGGCTCTGAGACGTACGTGCGGCACCTCAGCCACGCCATCGACTGCATCACCGCTGTCCAGCTCGCCAGAGCCCACGTCGCCGTTGCGGCTGCGCCAGCCGCCAGCACTTTGGCTCAAGTCCAGCATGGAGGACATTTTTCAGGCCATAGCACGCAGCGCTGAGGAGCCTGCGGACTGCAACAGTCTGGCGCCCATCACCTGCATCGACGATATACTCTCCGAGCGTAGGTTCTCACGGCCTCTGTCCGCTTACTCCATCACAGATCTGCTCAACGAGGAGCACGAAGCGCCATTTGTGAACGAGACGACCCTCCTTCAGATGGGCAACagttga
- the Cyp4d20 gene encoding probable cytochrome P450 4d20: MWLTLLVGALTLLLVWDFVRKRHSCATLKRSGITGPLSLPLLGCGIQALQLGAENIIDYVGACFNKYGATFRLWILDESLIYTKDLGHFEAILSSTTLLEKGQLYQFLRPFLNDGLLLSVGRKWHSRRKVFSNVFHFKILEHYVDIMDSQSAVLVEKLQPVADGKHVVNMLKYVSLAALDVITETAMGVQVNAQSDPEFPYIKALKSVVNIQPDRMFKFSQRYEWLFRLTAPLLHMKLVRDIRIMHDFTDKVIRERREAVERAKADGSYRPLCLGDGDIGRRPQMALLDILLQSSIQGRPLTDTDIREEVDTFMFEGDDTTSSGVSHAFYCLARHPEVQANLYDELLQVLGKNRMEPISQAQLQQLKYLECVIKETMRLYPPVPAIGRHTRKDLQIGEQTIPANTSIYLVLYFAHRDPKYFPDPLSFKPERFLDDTWEAEGKRQTFAYLPFSAGPKNCIGQKFAMLEMKTLISKVIRHYELLPEGPEVSPMMNFILRSPTGMNVALKPRLE, encoded by the exons ATGTGGCTGACCTTGCTGGTTGGCGCTTTGACCCTGCTGCTGGTCTGGGACTTTGTACGCAAGCGGCACAGCTGCGCCACTTTGAAGAGATCGGGCATTACGGGTCCCCTCTCGCTGCCACTTTTGGGCTGCGGGATACAAGCACTGCAGCTGGGTGCAGAGA ATATCATCGACTATGTTGGCGCttgctttaataaatatgGCGCGACCTTTCGCCTCTGGATACTAGACGAGTCGCTGATCTACACCAAGGATCTAGGCCACTTTGAGGCCATATTAAGCAGCACCACTCTGCTAGAGAAGGGTCAGCTGTACCAGTTCCTGCGCCCCTTTCTCAACGACGGACTGTTGTTGAGCGTGGGCAGAAAGTGGCACTCCAGGCGCAAAGTCTTTTCAAATGTGTTCCACTTTAAGATATTGGAACATTACGTGGACATTATGGACAGCCAGAGCGCCGTCTTGGTGGAGAAACTACAGCCAGTGGCCGATGGGAAGCATGTTGTGAATATGCTGAAATACGTGTCGCTGGCAGCCCTGGATGTTATTACAG AGACCGCAATGGGCGTGCAGGTGAATGCACAAAGTGATCCAGAATTTCCATATATAAAAGCGCTAAAAAG CGTCGTCAACATCCAGCCAGATCGCATGTTTAAGTTCTCACAACGTTACGAGTGGCTCTTTAGACTCACGGCTCCATTGTTGCATATGAAGCTAGTGCGAGATATTCGCATCATGCATGACTTCACCGACAAGGTCATCCGAGAGCGAAGGGAGGCGGTTGAGCGTGCCAAGGCTGACGGCAGCTACCGACCGTTAT GTCTGGGCGATGGCGACATAGGCAGAAGGCCGCAGATGGCACTTCTCGATATTCTGCTCCAGTCTTCTATCCAAGGCAGGCCGCTCACCGATACGGACATACGCGAGGAGGTGGACACCTTCATGTTCGAGGGCGACGACACCACCAGCAGCGGAGTCTCGCATGCGTTCTACTGCCTCGCCAGACACCCCGAGGTGCAGGCGAATCTATACGACGAGCTGCTCCAGGTGCTTGGCAAAAATCGAATGGAGCCAATCAGCCAGGCTCAACTGCAGCAGCTCAAATATTTGGAATGTGTCATCAAGGAGACAATGCGACTCTACCCGCCAGTGCCAGCGATTGGCAGACATACCAGAAAGGATCTCCAGATTGGTGAACAGACCATACCGGCAAACACCAGCATCTATTTGGTGCTATACTTTGCGCATCGCGATCCCAAATACTTTCCCGATCCGTTGAGCTTTAAGCCAGAGCGCTTTCTAGACGATACGTGGGAAGCGGAGGGCAAGCGACAAACCTTCGCCTATTTGCCATTCAGTGCAGGGCCCAAGAACTGTATTGGCCAAAAGTTTGCCATGCTCGAAATGAAAACGTTGATCAGCAAAGTGATTCGACATTACGAGCTGCTACCCGAAGGACCAGAGGTAAGCCCAATGATGAACTTCATATTGCGCTCACCAACAGGCATGAATGTAGCTTTAAAGCCGAGATTGGAATAG
- the LOC6636813 gene encoding uncharacterized protein has translation MISWKSYQLPGSRRLGSWRIKADQNRRTAPKHLTCFTNHQSGDMSLGSTHLMLFLALILAASAEGVVRPLPPYVGLPTQDGLTRLFFNSRVTRRDPKTSVSCFAGYIGESNLIAEQYSGAYSECLQQAHNSRRGIDKDFLATRRRIEQSAESVCGTLRVCSKINGTLDSFNCHAAAGSNNTIATYGISGNASESATLLQERYRLIDLHHEQCNHKAERTYVESTASNYNYLQACLDGRIKPKPLPSSTSSTSTTTTTTTTTTTTEAPTTATPEPVTTESPANLEDQFKQLLNLLN, from the exons ATGATAAGCTGGAAATCTTATCAGCTGCCTGGCAGCAGACGTCTTGGGTCTTGGCGTATAAAAGCTGACCAAAACAGACGCACTGCGCCAAAGCATCTCACTTGCTTTACCAATCACCAGTCTGGGGACATGTCGCTTGGATCTACACACTTGATGCTATTCCTGGCCCTGATTCTGGCCGCCTCTGCAGAGGGCGTGGTCAGGCCACTACCGCCCTATGTGGGACTGCCGACCCAGGATGGTCTAACCCGTCTGTTCTTTAACTCTCGGGTGACACGTCGCGATCCCAAGACCTCGGTCTCCTGCTTTGCTGGCTACATTGGCGAATCGAATCTTATTGCGGAGCAGTACAGTGGAGCCTACAGCGAATGTCTACAGCAGGCGCACAATTCACGGCGCGGCATTGACAAAGACTTTCTAGCTACGCGCAGGAGAATTGAGCAGTCGGCGGAATCAGTTTGTGGCACGCTACGAGTCTGCAGTAAGATTAACGGCACACTTGACTCCTTCAATTGTCATGCCGCAGCG GGTTCCAACAACACCATTGCCACGTATGGCATCTCAGGAAATGCCTCGGAGTCGGCTACGTTGTTGCAGGAACGCTATCGCCTGATCGATCTGCATCATGAACAATGCAACCACAAGGCGGAGCGCACTTACGTGGAGTCAACGGCCAGCAACTACAACTACCTTCAGGCCTGCCTCGATGGACGCATCAAGCCAAAGCCATTGCCCAGCAGCACCAGCTCCACGTCAACAACTACCACAACCACAACGACCACAACGACAACAGAGGCGccaacaacagccacaccgGAGCCAGTGACAACGGAAAGCCCAGCAAATCTGGAGGATCAGTTTAAGCAGCTTTTAAACTTGTTGAACTAA
- the Svil gene encoding uncharacterized protein Svil isoform X13 — translation MEPLPGAQSSFNENLKFQIVINVLMDFGCTQTTSHHSPPPSAIVDGVALHTSVLNDESSTPNTTQDATDAEFEPSSLSLAERLAFFSSLCEGAACGSGGNTTSTGGARLPSASRSPPYSSMVERSPRSSTTGSSVSVTPTPMECSPIIHDLKLPQEQAQLEKDHLHNGFHELSRSATAPTTATITTPLLDAAPTAPRRLRLRTVGKLVLPDTFLTDRNKNNNNGHRNSCLGRMQTLEDIHISMGVRTIGKIKSPFIEQQKHQSTPTDTSQSKSAKLEHHDSGDDGHGSDSGKENCAANQQKREEEQQASQTTQHIPELRRKLNHLAQIMVQQKAPQINRRHTTELGGSPAAGNRSANRSQVDERFAKYFGLDESYNSTTTLLKTRSMPTKTQQPQEALNEYVRLPQLQGGAANFGLGISIVQRRRELLKRTRAMSFETSACSGCVSPTAMPSPKRAHSPVGGNPSRGGLNIASYEDIVITADELHAAGQEFRRLCGEILGT, via the exons atggaGCCGTTACCAGGTGCACAATCtagttttaatgaaaatttaaagttTCAAATTGTGATCAACGTTTTAATGGATTTTGGTTGTACGCAAA CAACTTCTCACCACTCGCCGCCGCCGTCGGCAATAGTCGACGGTGTTGCTCTGCACACTTCGGTATTGAACGACGAATCGAGTACGCCAAATACAACGCAGGATGCAACCGATGCCGAGTTCG AACCATCATCGTTGTCACTGGCCGAACGGCTGGCCTTCTTCAGCAGCCTGTGCGAGGGCGCCGCATGTGGCAGCGGGGGCAATACAACTTCCACGGGCGGCGCCCGCCTGCCCAGCGCCTCGCGCAGTCCGCCCTACTCCTCCATGGTGGAGCGCTCGCCACGCAGCAGCACAACGGGAAGCAGCGTCAGCGTCACACCCACGCCCATGGAATGTTCGCCCATCATACACGACCTCAAGCTGCCGCAGGAGCAGGCTCAGCTGGAGAAGGATCACCTTCACAATGGCTTCCATGAGCTTAGCCGCTCGGCCACGGCGCCGACAACAGCGACAATAACCACGCCCCTACTCGATGCCGCGCCCACCGCACCGCGGCGCCTGAGATTACGCACGGTGGGTAAGCTAGTACTGCCGGATACCTTCCTCACAGAtcgcaacaagaacaacaacaacggccaTCGGAACAGCTGCCTTGGCCGCATGCAGACACTGGAAGACATACACATCTCAATGGGCGTGCGCACCATTGGCAAGATCAAGTCGCCGTTCATCGAGCAGCAGAAGCACCAGTCCACGCCCACGGACACATCCCAGAGCAAGTCGGCCAAGCTGGAGCACCATGACAGTGGCGACGATGGGCACGGCTCGGATTCCGGCAAGGAGAACTGTGCCGCCAACCAGCAGAAGCGAGAAGAGGAGCAGCAGGCGTCACAGACGACACAGCATATACCGGAGCTGCGTCGCAAGCTGAACCACCTGGCCCAGATCATGGTGCAACAGAAGGCGCCGCAAATAAATCGCCGCCACACGACAGAGCTGGGCGGAAGCCCGGCCGCCGGCAATCGCTCGGCGAACCGCTCGCAGGTGGACGAGCGTTTCGCCAAGTACTTCGGACTCGATGAGAGCTACAATTCGACCACGACGCTGCTCAAGACGCGCTCTATGCCCACTAAAACGCAACAGCCCCAGGAGGCGCTCAATGAGTATGTGCGTCTGCCGCAGCTGCAGGGCGGCGCCGCCAACTTTGGCTTAGGCATCAGCATTGTCCAGAGGCGTCGCGAGCTGCTTAAGCGCACGCGCGCCATGTCCTTCGAGACGTCCGCTTGTAGTGGCTGCGTCAGCCCCACGGCCATGCCCAGTCCGAAACGTGCCCATTCGCCGGTGGGCGGCAACCCATCGCGGGGGGGGCTGAATATTGCCAGCTATGAGGATATTGTGATCACGGCCGATGAGCTGCATGCGGCCGGGCAGGAGTTTAGGCGATTGTGTGGCGAGATTTTGGGCACatga